In one Streptomyces venezuelae genomic region, the following are encoded:
- a CDS encoding MMPL family transporter encodes MGAIQNEAAPARRRRAVPWVFLGLWIVVLAVASPFASKLSGVQTDRAVDYLPASASSTEVAELQDKLPGGEATELVLVYHRDGGLTAADRKAAADQVAEIAGAHKLVGKPEAVPSKDGATLMYPIASTEPGKDEDKRDALVNDVRDTTHGENGLSVDVGGAGALDTDASEVYNSLGGPLLYTTAGVVALLLIVIYRSPFLWLVPLAVAGVADYFAMGVAYGLYEAFGTSVTGQSSGIMTILVFGAGTDYALLLVSRYREELRRIEHPYDAMIAALRGCGPAVLASSGTVAAGLLCLLAADLNSSRGMGPLGTVGVLCALVTMLTLLPAVLVLLGRRVFWPLVPAFGSTPKQRRSLFSAMGDSAGRRPLTVLASGAVLLGALALGAFNLPGALKQEDSFTKTPESVSAMETLAAAYPALNTQPITVMTPTGRADDSLTRIRDTEGVGRAERGRTAEGWTEITVTATSAPESKGETATIEALRDGLDGSYVGGSSAQQLDLKDTNARDQNIVVPLVLGAVLLVLVALLRSIVAPLLLLAAVVAVWGASLGIAGLVFGPLFGFDGTDPGLGLLSFVFLVALGVDYGIFLMHRMREECLNGAEPGEAALTALRTTGGVIASAGLVLAATFAVLTSMPLVSLVELGLVIAVGVLLDTFLVRTYLVTSASVALGRKVWWPGPLSRPAAAVPPPTHEAEPVRVPSP; translated from the coding sequence ATGGGGGCCATTCAGAACGAGGCCGCACCGGCGCGGCGGCGGCGCGCCGTGCCCTGGGTGTTCCTGGGGCTGTGGATCGTCGTCCTCGCGGTCGCCTCGCCGTTCGCGTCGAAGCTTTCCGGCGTCCAGACGGACCGGGCCGTCGACTACCTTCCGGCCAGTGCGTCCTCCACCGAAGTCGCCGAGCTGCAGGACAAGTTGCCCGGCGGCGAGGCCACCGAGCTCGTGCTCGTCTACCACCGGGACGGCGGGCTCACCGCCGCCGACCGGAAGGCGGCCGCGGACCAGGTCGCGGAGATCGCCGGCGCCCACAAGCTCGTCGGCAAGCCGGAGGCCGTACCGTCCAAGGACGGCGCCACCCTCATGTACCCCATCGCGAGCACCGAGCCCGGCAAGGACGAGGACAAGCGGGACGCGCTGGTCAACGACGTGCGGGACACCACGCACGGCGAGAACGGGCTGAGCGTCGACGTCGGTGGCGCGGGGGCCCTCGACACCGACGCGAGCGAGGTCTACAACTCGCTCGGCGGACCCCTGCTCTACACCACCGCGGGCGTCGTCGCGCTGCTCCTCATCGTCATCTACCGCAGCCCCTTCCTGTGGCTCGTGCCGCTCGCCGTCGCGGGCGTCGCCGACTACTTCGCGATGGGCGTCGCGTACGGCCTGTACGAGGCCTTCGGGACGTCGGTCACCGGGCAGAGCTCGGGCATCATGACCATCCTCGTGTTCGGCGCGGGCACCGACTACGCGCTGCTGCTCGTCTCCCGCTACCGGGAGGAACTGCGCAGGATCGAGCATCCCTACGACGCGATGATCGCCGCCCTGCGCGGCTGCGGGCCCGCCGTGCTCGCCTCCTCCGGCACCGTCGCCGCGGGACTGCTCTGCCTCCTCGCGGCCGACCTCAACAGCAGCCGCGGCATGGGGCCGCTCGGCACCGTCGGCGTGCTGTGCGCGCTCGTCACCATGCTGACGCTGCTGCCCGCCGTGCTCGTCCTGCTCGGCCGACGCGTGTTCTGGCCGCTCGTGCCCGCCTTCGGCAGCACACCCAAGCAGCGCCGCAGCCTCTTCTCCGCGATGGGCGACTCCGCGGGGCGCAGGCCGCTCACCGTGCTCGCGAGCGGCGCCGTGCTGCTCGGCGCGCTCGCCCTCGGCGCGTTCAACCTGCCCGGCGCGCTCAAGCAGGAGGACTCCTTCACCAAGACCCCCGAGTCCGTGTCCGCCATGGAGACCCTCGCCGCCGCCTACCCCGCGCTGAACACCCAGCCCATCACCGTGATGACACCGACCGGGCGGGCCGACGACTCCCTGACGCGCATCCGCGACACCGAGGGCGTGGGCCGCGCGGAGCGCGGACGGACCGCCGAGGGCTGGACCGAGATCACCGTCACCGCCACGTCCGCACCCGAGTCCAAGGGTGAGACCGCGACCATCGAAGCGCTGCGGGACGGGCTCGACGGCTCGTACGTGGGCGGTTCCAGCGCCCAGCAACTCGACCTGAAGGACACCAACGCCCGCGACCAGAACATCGTCGTGCCGCTCGTCCTCGGCGCTGTCCTGCTCGTCCTCGTGGCCCTGCTGCGCAGCATCGTCGCGCCGCTGCTGCTGCTCGCCGCGGTCGTCGCGGTGTGGGGCGCGTCGCTCGGCATCGCGGGGCTGGTCTTCGGGCCGCTCTTCGGGTTCGACGGCACCGACCCGGGCCTCGGGCTGCTCTCCTTCGTCTTCCTCGTCGCACTCGGCGTGGACTACGGCATCTTCCTGATGCACCGGATGCGGGAGGAGTGCCTGAACGGCGCCGAACCGGGCGAGGCCGCGCTCACCGCGCTGCGCACCACCGGCGGTGTCATCGCCTCCGCGGGCCTCGTCCTCGCCGCCACGTTCGCCGTGCTCACCAGCATGCCGCTGGTCAGCCTCGTCGAGCTGGGACTCGTCATCGCCGTCGGCGTGCTGCTCGACACGTTCCTGGTCCGCACGTACCTCGTGACGAGCGCGAGTGTCGCGCTCGGCAGGAAGGTGTGGTGGCCGGGACCGCTGTCCCGGCCCGCCGCCGCGGTTCCGCCGCCGACCCACGAGGCCGAGCCCGTCCGGGTTCCCTCGCCTTGA
- a CDS encoding MFS transporter produces MSSSTATTRTHTLARPTAGPAPRQVPALWLALLAAPVAAGANSAVLILPDMAASLGVGAADATWLVTVFAWAMAVGTPLMAGLLRRRGLGAALKLSAALIVAGTAVLAAAPWLPLAMAGRAAQAAGGAGLVTAAMSLAGSVRRMGVITAGFGTVGAVGPLLGSTVAGAASWRVALSAGAVALLALPAVMRRADLSAPPRSTPFDGRGAVLLVLTATSLVLVPRHPLPAVAAALVSAVLLALHVRARPTGFVPAALLRSRVFVPSAALACTLATSYFALLFTVPQLLRDRTDWSSSTIGTYQLVALLVGSALSMALAAAAGRMTRPRVLTILLAFGAAAPLTAVFTPWAPLLLLVATLAVFTTSAGQATLAVYATAATPTAQRPTAIGLFSLCYQLGGAFGPAVAAAIALS; encoded by the coding sequence ATGTCCTCCTCCACCGCGACCACCCGCACCCACACCCTCGCCCGCCCCACCGCCGGCCCCGCCCCGCGTCAAGTCCCGGCCCTCTGGCTGGCGTTGCTCGCCGCACCGGTCGCCGCCGGTGCCAACAGCGCCGTGCTGATCCTTCCCGACATGGCGGCATCACTCGGCGTCGGCGCGGCCGACGCCACCTGGCTCGTCACCGTCTTCGCCTGGGCCATGGCCGTCGGCACCCCGCTCATGGCGGGCCTGCTGCGCCGCAGGGGCCTCGGCGCCGCCCTCAAGCTGAGCGCCGCGCTGATCGTGGCCGGTACGGCGGTGCTCGCCGCCGCACCCTGGCTGCCGCTGGCCATGGCGGGCCGGGCGGCGCAGGCCGCGGGCGGTGCGGGCCTGGTCACCGCGGCGATGAGCCTGGCGGGTTCGGTCCGCAGGATGGGCGTGATCACCGCGGGCTTCGGCACGGTCGGCGCGGTCGGACCGCTGCTCGGCTCGACGGTCGCGGGCGCGGCGTCCTGGCGGGTGGCCCTGTCCGCCGGCGCGGTCGCCCTCCTCGCGCTGCCCGCGGTCATGCGCCGCGCCGACCTGTCGGCACCGCCCCGCTCCACCCCCTTCGACGGCCGGGGCGCCGTCCTGCTCGTCCTGACGGCGACGTCCCTGGTGCTCGTCCCGCGCCACCCGCTGCCCGCGGTGGCCGCCGCGCTGGTGTCGGCCGTGCTCCTGGCCCTGCACGTCCGCGCACGCCCCACCGGTTTCGTGCCCGCCGCGCTCCTGCGCTCCCGCGTGTTCGTCCCGTCGGCGGCGCTGGCCTGCACCCTCGCGACCTCGTACTTCGCGCTGCTCTTCACCGTCCCGCAGCTGCTGCGCGACCGCACCGACTGGTCGTCGTCCACGATCGGCACCTACCAGCTGGTCGCCCTCCTCGTGGGGTCGGCGCTGTCCATGGCGCTGGCCGCGGCCGCGGGCCGGATGACCCGCCCGCGCGTCCTGACGATCCTGCTCGCCTTCGGCGCGGCCGCACCGCTCACCGCGGTGTTCACCCCCTGGGCGCCGCTGCTCCTGCTCGTCGCGACCCTGGCCGTCTTCACCACCAGCGCCGGCCAGGCGACGCTCGCGGTGTACGCGACGGCGGCCACCCCGACCGCGCAACGCCCCACCGCCATCGGCCTGTTCAGCCTCTGCTACCAGCTGGGCGGCGCCTTCGGCCCGGCCGTCGCCGCGGCGATCGCCCTGAGCTGA
- a CDS encoding sensor histidine kinase, with product MPEDGAVEFFETGPGARCGPVRHNLVERLLGSPAPGERLCTDPLFALVMAASAVVIVRVVRDNGQTPDLLGWALLLAAHVVVVWRRRAPVRVMVTLMAILLTYHSLGNNHTAPMAVSMVALFTVASRTRPRTTLLIGVGVMGVMLSVKFHEGLAEGAQSLRISGWIVAFLLLGLYVRMHRQYVASVVERAERAERTREEEARRRVAEERLRVARDLHDLLAHSITLVGVQTSVAAHVLAADPDRLDRAAVAKALDDVAETCRSARGELRATLQVLRSGTDDEDGADAVEARGPLPGLDSLSDLADAARTAGARVELAVAECPAPAAVGAAAYRIVQEALTNVVRHAGPGITVRVSVRTEDTALCVRVADDGSGGRAQGDGHAPGFGLLGMRERARTVGGTLDAGPRPEGGFLVSAVLPLAPVSLGGLS from the coding sequence GTGCCGGAAGATGGAGCGGTGGAATTCTTCGAGACCGGTCCCGGCGCGCGGTGCGGCCCCGTCCGCCACAACCTCGTCGAGCGGTTACTCGGCTCGCCCGCCCCCGGCGAACGGCTGTGCACGGACCCCCTGTTCGCCCTCGTCATGGCCGCCAGCGCCGTCGTGATCGTGCGGGTCGTACGGGACAACGGACAGACGCCCGACCTGCTCGGCTGGGCGCTGCTGCTCGCCGCCCACGTCGTCGTCGTTTGGCGGCGCCGCGCCCCCGTACGCGTCATGGTCACCCTGATGGCCATCCTGCTGACCTACCACTCGCTGGGCAACAACCACACCGCGCCCATGGCCGTGTCGATGGTCGCGCTGTTCACCGTGGCCTCCCGCACCCGGCCCCGCACCACGCTCCTCATCGGCGTCGGCGTCATGGGCGTCATGCTGAGCGTGAAGTTCCACGAAGGACTGGCCGAGGGCGCCCAGTCGCTGCGCATCTCCGGCTGGATCGTCGCGTTCCTGCTGCTCGGCTTGTACGTGCGCATGCACCGGCAGTACGTCGCCTCCGTGGTGGAGCGCGCCGAACGCGCCGAACGAACCCGCGAGGAGGAGGCGCGCCGCCGGGTCGCCGAGGAACGGCTGCGCGTCGCCCGCGACCTGCACGACCTGCTCGCGCACAGCATCACCCTCGTCGGCGTCCAGACGTCCGTCGCCGCGCACGTCCTGGCCGCCGACCCGGACCGGCTCGACCGTGCCGCGGTGGCGAAGGCGCTCGACGACGTCGCCGAGACCTGCCGCTCCGCACGCGGTGAACTCCGGGCCACGCTCCAGGTGTTGCGCTCCGGCACCGACGACGAGGACGGGGCGGATGCGGTCGAGGCGCGCGGGCCGCTGCCCGGCCTCGACAGCCTCTCCGACCTCGCCGACGCGGCCCGCACCGCGGGCGCCCGCGTCGAGCTCGCGGTGGCGGAGTGTCCGGCTCCGGCGGCCGTGGGCGCCGCGGCCTACCGCATCGTGCAGGAGGCGCTCACCAACGTCGTACGGCACGCGGGGCCCGGCATCACCGTGCGGGTGTCGGTGCGCACGGAGGACACGGCGCTGTGCGTGCGGGTCGCGGACGACGGAAGCGGTGGACGTGCCCAAGGGGACGGTCACGCGCCGGGGTTCGGGCTTCTCGGAATGCGGGAGCGGGCCCGTACGGTCGGTGGCACCCTGGACGCGGGGCCGCGGCCCGAAGGGGGATTCCTGGTGTCCGCGGTGCTGCCGCTCGCCCCCGTTTCCCTGGGAGGTCTGTCGTGA
- a CDS encoding malonic semialdehyde reductase: protein MTLHPTAQDLLFREARTANTFTAEPVAEAQIQAVYDLVKYAPTAYNQSPLRIVLVRSAEGRERLGELMDEGNRAKTLTAPLVAILAADNEFHEELPALLPHFPQAADLFFADRPVREESAHLNATLQAAYFILGVRAAGLAAGPMTGFDFPGVQKEFLDDDHTPLMVVNIGRPGPDAWYPRSPRLTYDQVVTTV, encoded by the coding sequence CTGACCCTGCACCCCACCGCCCAGGACCTCCTCTTCCGCGAGGCCCGCACCGCCAACACGTTCACCGCGGAGCCGGTCGCCGAGGCACAGATCCAGGCGGTTTACGACCTGGTCAAGTACGCGCCGACCGCCTACAACCAGTCGCCGTTGCGGATCGTCCTCGTCCGGTCGGCCGAGGGCCGCGAGCGGCTCGGGGAACTCATGGACGAGGGCAACCGGGCCAAGACCCTGACCGCCCCGCTCGTCGCGATACTCGCCGCGGACAACGAGTTCCACGAGGAACTCCCGGCACTGCTCCCGCACTTCCCGCAGGCCGCGGACCTCTTCTTCGCCGACCGCCCGGTCCGCGAGGAGTCGGCGCACCTCAACGCGACGCTCCAGGCGGCGTACTTCATCCTCGGCGTGCGCGCGGCAGGCCTCGCGGCCGGGCCGATGACCGGGTTCGACTTCCCCGGCGTGCAGAAGGAGTTCCTCGACGACGACCACACGCCGCTGATGGTCGTGAACATCGGCCGCCCCGGACCCGACGCCTGGTACCCGCGCTCGCCGCGCCTCACCTACGACCAGGTCGTCACCACCGTCTGA
- a CDS encoding response regulator — protein MPVRVLLADDQTLVRAAFAMLVDSAPDMEVVGQAGTGRAAVDLARSERADLVVMDIRMPDLDGIEATRLLAADEDLAGVKVLMLTTYDTDEHVVDALRAGASGFLVKDTKPAELLEAIRTVAAGDSLLSPGPTARLIARVLRAPDAGVPVEGGPEGLSERERQVLRLVARGLNNQEIADTLGLSPLTAKTHVSRIMGKLGARDRAQLVIIAYESGLVAPGSVVSP, from the coding sequence GTGCCGGTCCGCGTGCTGCTCGCCGACGATCAGACGCTGGTGCGGGCCGCGTTCGCGATGCTCGTCGACTCGGCGCCCGACATGGAGGTCGTGGGGCAGGCGGGCACGGGGCGCGCGGCGGTCGACCTGGCCCGCTCCGAACGCGCCGACCTCGTCGTCATGGACATCCGCATGCCCGACCTCGACGGCATCGAGGCGACGCGGCTGCTCGCCGCCGACGAGGACCTGGCGGGCGTGAAGGTCCTGATGCTGACCACGTACGACACCGACGAGCACGTCGTCGACGCGCTGCGCGCGGGCGCGTCCGGCTTCCTGGTCAAGGACACCAAGCCCGCCGAACTCCTGGAGGCCATCCGCACGGTGGCGGCGGGCGACTCCCTCCTGTCGCCGGGGCCGACGGCCCGGCTGATCGCCCGGGTGCTGCGGGCGCCGGACGCGGGGGTGCCGGTCGAGGGCGGGCCCGAGGGGCTCTCGGAGCGGGAGCGGCAGGTGCTGCGGCTCGTCGCGCGCGGCCTGAACAACCAGGAGATCGCCGACACGCTGGGCCTCAGTCCACTGACGGCGAAGACGCACGTCAGCCGCATCATGGGGAAGCTGGGCGCACGCGACAGGGCCCAACTCGTCATCATCGCGTACGAGTCGGGCCTGGTCGCGCCGGGATCCGTGGTCTCGCCCTGA